One window of Campylobacter lari genomic DNA carries:
- a CDS encoding ABC transporter ATP-binding protein produces the protein MKNIIKISNLNRNFNEVKALQNINLEVKQGEWLAIMGPSGSGKSTLLNILSLMDTQSSGEYFLDDKEVGNLSEEEKSVIRREKIGLIFQQFHLIPYLNALENVMLAQFYHSSIEQKDAIMALEKVGLSHRLTHLPSQLSGGEQQRLCIARALVNDPEILLADEPTGNLDEANEKNILELFCKLKQDGKTIVLITHNPDLATFADRTIILSHGVMKSEN, from the coding sequence ATGAAAAATATTATAAAAATTTCAAATTTAAATCGTAATTTTAATGAAGTTAAAGCTTTGCAAAATATCAACCTAGAAGTAAAGCAAGGCGAATGGCTAGCCATTATGGGCCCATCAGGTTCAGGTAAATCAACACTTTTAAATATACTTTCTTTAATGGATACTCAAAGTAGTGGGGAGTATTTTTTAGATGATAAAGAAGTTGGAAATTTAAGTGAAGAAGAAAAAAGCGTAATTAGAAGAGAAAAAATAGGTTTGATTTTTCAACAATTTCATTTAATACCTTATTTAAATGCTTTAGAAAATGTCATGCTAGCTCAGTTTTATCACTCAAGTATAGAACAAAAAGACGCTATAATGGCACTAGAAAAAGTAGGGCTTTCACACAGACTTACGCATTTACCTAGCCAATTAAGTGGCGGGGAGCAACAAAGGCTATGTATAGCAAGAGCTTTAGTGAATGATCCTGAAATTTTATTAGCAGATGAGCCAACTGGAAATTTAGATGAGGCAAATGAAAAAAATATTCTAGAGCTTTTTTGTAAATTAAAACAAGATGGTAAAACCATAGTTTTAATCACTCACAATCCAGACTTA